The following proteins are co-located in the Macrobrachium rosenbergii isolate ZJJX-2024 chromosome 28, ASM4041242v1, whole genome shotgun sequence genome:
- the LOC136853991 gene encoding uncharacterized protein encodes MVTPLLCPASRATSTENLLTPSFEDDDSFRDFFPSTVTSSAMPRPLITMGESADSGDSAVMSSPYPSSALVSLNQRCSAGGAQDNGATRSVPDIELHARENNGRPEYRGYRLLAPQVRCSCSHLPRAPSHESVRSVQGGINEVVVVAPTSYRDRIIRQHSQPETCLHCHHPKPSASLRHLPRLDSCSTSHAAGEGIATIAADTLRINGALSSFKQVSIQ; translated from the coding sequence ATGGTGACACCTTTACTCTGCCCCGCCTCCCGGGCTACCAGCACTGAAAACCTCCTGACACCGTCATTTGAAGACGACGATTCCTTCAGAGACTTCTTCCCCTCGACAGTTACTTCCTCCGCCATGCCACGTCCACTCATAACGATGGGCGAGAGCGCCGACAGCGGCGACAGCGCTGTCATGAGCTCTCCGTATCCTTCCTCTGCTCTGGTGTCCCTCAATCAAAGATGTTCCGCAGGTGGAGCCCAAGACAATGGCGCCACTCGATCCGTCCCCGACATAGAACTCCACGCCAGGGAGAACAACGGCCGTCCCGAATACAGGGGTTACCGGCTACTGGCTCCTCAGGTTAGGTGCTCGTGCTCGCACCTGCCCCGTGCCCCTTCGCACGAGAGTGTCCGGTCAGTGCAAGGTGGAATTAACGAGGTGGTAGTGGTGGCACCTACCTCCTACAGGGACCGTATCATCCGGCAGCACTCGCAGCCAGAGACATGCCTTCACTGTCATCACCCTAAGCCTTCTGCTTCCCTCCGGCACCTGCCACGCCTCGACTCCTGCTCAACTTCTCACGCTGCTGGGGAGGGCATCGCTACGATCGCCGCAGACACGCTTCGCATCAACGGCGCCCTCAGCTCATTTAAACAG